In one Brevibacillus composti genomic region, the following are encoded:
- a CDS encoding ISLre2 family transposase has translation MSKFTTEFPTMKELETLLFRTLQEQFAAGMAYILEALDEYLMHQRDHSRFRLKDQREVQIDTLFGTVRFKRRLYQDRVKGQHVYLLDRMLAFDGREKLSPFLEEIAIEFASQGPSYRDSAKRLEALLGYRVLSHEAIRDKLITRVEQASTIVSKATRRSVRVLFVEVDGLYTSLQRQRQRGMENRMAIVHEGWEQEGDRVRLRSKRHYLHTTKGEFWEGFGDFLVRHYDMDENTWIVVNGDGANWIGECESYFHRCIYTLDRFHVARELRRFLGQLPETWQTVRQALAAFEADILLATVESVPEEKILEEHRNEWRKYVAYLRRHRRHLIDYRKVLGEAGIDTTGMRPMGSAEAQMRVMAKRTKRGGYSWSVRGVQAMLRAIMARQEGSRLSGQAIAKKQVLQPNPMVRVKDLLREVKEQAKGYINGTIRLLHGPYQSSPTGLALKALRG, from the coding sequence GTGAGCAAGTTTACCACGGAATTTCCCACAATGAAAGAGCTTGAAACGTTGTTGTTTCGAACGTTGCAGGAACAGTTCGCTGCCGGTATGGCTTATATTTTGGAAGCGTTGGACGAGTATCTGATGCATCAACGGGATCATTCACGCTTTCGGCTGAAGGACCAACGAGAAGTCCAGATCGACACGCTCTTTGGTACGGTTCGATTCAAACGGCGATTGTATCAGGATCGCGTGAAGGGTCAACATGTGTATTTGTTGGATCGTATGCTGGCCTTTGACGGGCGGGAGAAGCTAAGCCCGTTTTTGGAAGAGATAGCGATCGAATTTGCTAGCCAAGGCCCCTCGTACCGGGACAGCGCAAAACGCTTGGAAGCGTTACTGGGGTATCGGGTACTGAGCCATGAGGCCATTCGGGACAAACTAATCACGCGGGTTGAACAAGCATCAACCATCGTGTCGAAAGCGACCCGAAGGTCGGTTCGCGTATTGTTTGTGGAAGTGGATGGACTTTACACCTCATTGCAGAGGCAACGCCAGCGGGGAATGGAAAATCGAATGGCGATTGTGCACGAAGGATGGGAACAAGAGGGGGACCGAGTGCGGCTTAGGTCGAAACGCCATTACCTGCATACGACGAAGGGAGAGTTCTGGGAAGGGTTTGGCGACTTTCTGGTTCGTCATTACGACATGGATGAAAACACATGGATCGTAGTCAATGGGGATGGGGCCAATTGGATTGGAGAATGCGAATCCTACTTTCACCGCTGTATTTACACACTGGATCGCTTTCATGTGGCGCGAGAATTGCGCCGATTCCTGGGTCAGTTGCCAGAGACGTGGCAGACGGTAAGGCAGGCGTTGGCGGCCTTTGAAGCGGATATCTTGCTGGCGACAGTAGAGTCCGTACCGGAGGAAAAGATTCTGGAAGAGCACCGGAACGAATGGCGGAAATACGTGGCCTATTTACGGCGGCATCGAAGGCATCTTATCGACTATCGAAAGGTTCTGGGTGAAGCTGGTATCGACACGACGGGCATGCGTCCAATGGGGAGTGCGGAAGCGCAAATGCGGGTGATGGCAAAAAGGACCAAACGAGGCGGCTACAGTTGGAGTGTACGGGGAGTACAAGCGATGTTGCGAGCCATTATGGCACGACAAGAGGGAAGTCGTTTGAGCGGCCAGGCGATAGCGAAGAAGCAAGTGTTACAGCCCAACCCAATGGTCCGAGTGAAGGACTTGCTACGGGAAGTGAAAGAGCAGGCAAAAGGCTATATAAACGGGACGATCCGCCTGTTGCACGGGCCATATCAAAGCAGCCCTACCGGGCTGGCCTTAAAAGCCCTTCGCGGATGA